In a single window of the Flavobacteriales bacterium genome:
- a CDS encoding GNAT family N-acetyltransferase — MLMPPSIIETERLLLREITLDDTAVMFRLNSHPEVQKYTGEPLVQSMEEMEEAIRKRTADYKKYGYGRWATILKEGMHFTGWAGLAYLPEFDEIDLGYRFFPEYWGKGIATEASQAILNYGFETLQLDRIIAIAMKENTASIRVMEKVGMEFEKFAPYDPGGDDVVWYDCDKERLAKFISNT, encoded by the coding sequence ATGTTGATGCCACCATCCATCATAGAGACCGAACGACTCCTCCTCCGCGAGATCACCCTGGACGATACCGCGGTGATGTTCCGCTTGAATTCCCATCCGGAGGTGCAGAAGTACACCGGAGAGCCTCTGGTCCAGTCCATGGAGGAAATGGAAGAGGCCATACGGAAGCGCACCGCGGATTACAAAAAGTACGGTTACGGTCGATGGGCCACCATTCTGAAAGAAGGAATGCACTTCACCGGCTGGGCTGGATTGGCTTACCTGCCTGAATTCGATGAGATAGATCTGGGCTACCGCTTCTTCCCGGAGTATTGGGGAAAGGGAATCGCCACCGAGGCATCACAGGCCATACTGAACTATGGATTCGAAACCCTGCAACTGGATCGTATCATCGCCATCGCCATGAAAGAGAATACGGCCTCTATACGGGTCATGGAAAAGGTCGGAATGGAATTTGAGAAATTCGCACCTTACGACCCCGGAGGTGACGATGTGGTCTGGTACGACTGTGATAAAGAACGTCTGGCGAAATTCATATCGAATACATGA